The Altererythrobacter sp. ZODW24 genome window below encodes:
- a CDS encoding crotonase/enoyl-CoA hydratase family protein — MDRLSQAIDTSVSHETDDKESAFVLGEGDEHLLNENALLPSIPDALFKLQELDVLYEDDTETLWTYMRPEKRPSFTPSLLADFEEWQGLIAKGFGPGKSPLRFLVLGSRAPGVFCFGGDLELFQQLIRDGNRDGLVEYGHRCCAILHRNMQALDLPIVTVGLVEGAALGGGFEALLSFDFIIAERGATFGLPEVMFGLFPGMGAHAILSRKLGSAMAERLIFSNETYTAEQMYDLGLVHHLAEPGEGLSATRDFIAKSARKHSGLVHAKKAMRVAQPLEREELFRITELWADAALQLREQDLKVMSRLASAQTRLAEAA, encoded by the coding sequence ATGGATCGTCTGTCGCAAGCGATTGATACGTCAGTTTCTCATGAAACAGACGATAAGGAATCCGCATTCGTTTTGGGGGAGGGTGACGAGCACTTGTTAAATGAAAACGCTCTTTTACCTTCTATCCCAGATGCTTTGTTCAAGCTTCAGGAGCTTGACGTATTGTATGAAGACGACACCGAGACACTTTGGACATATATGAGGCCGGAAAAGCGGCCTAGCTTCACTCCATCGCTGCTTGCCGACTTCGAGGAATGGCAAGGTTTAATTGCGAAAGGCTTCGGCCCGGGCAAATCTCCGCTTCGTTTCTTAGTGCTAGGTAGCCGCGCGCCGGGCGTATTCTGCTTCGGCGGCGATCTGGAACTGTTCCAGCAGCTCATCCGTGACGGCAACCGCGATGGTTTGGTCGAATATGGCCATCGTTGCTGCGCGATCCTGCACCGGAACATGCAAGCGCTCGATCTTCCTATCGTCACGGTCGGCTTGGTTGAAGGCGCTGCTTTGGGCGGCGGGTTTGAGGCGCTGTTGAGCTTTGATTTCATCATTGCCGAACGCGGCGCCACATTTGGACTACCTGAAGTCATGTTCGGCCTGTTTCCCGGAATGGGCGCGCATGCCATTCTTTCGCGCAAGCTAGGCAGCGCGATGGCAGAACGTCTCATTTTCTCCAACGAGACTTACACTGCTGAACAGATGTATGATCTTGGGTTGGTGCACCATCTGGCAGAGCCAGGTGAAGGTCTGAGCGCGACGCGCGACTTCATTGCTAAATCCGCCCGCAAACATAGCGGCCTAGTTCATGCAAAGAAGGCCATGCGGGTTGCGCAGCCTTTGGAACGTGAAGAGCTGTTCCGGATCACAGAACTTTGGGCCGATGCTGCACTGCAATTGCGCGAGCAGGATCTCAAAGTGATGAGCCGCCTCGCCTCGGCGCAAACGCGTTTGGCAGAGGCGGCCTGA
- a CDS encoding ABC transporter permease → MMRRLIWFARWIAMAAKELKVVLLDKRARTTLIISPIVQLLLYGMASTLEVKNVDVGVVNRDNGVASQEILSGLAGSGNIRTIKYYTSLAALSEGIKQREVLVGMSLPPDLSRDVAAGRTATVGLVVDGRKINAGQIVAEYMDRITRRAGADLRPAYARDGPELVAVNWYNPNLDYRWFTMPALIAVVCSVLVISVSVHTFAREREAGTIDTLQMLPITPGQKLLGKIMPAFLVGLFNATLFVMIIPLVFGVPLIGSLGLLLVAVIAFSLALAGVGTAISTVSQTQQQAFLIGFMVITPLTLLAGFATPIDNMPQWLQSVAWLNPLRHMLEVSHGAFLKDLPARFALENIVMMLAFAGFFLTIAYVNIWRRFD, encoded by the coding sequence ATGATGAGACGGTTGATCTGGTTCGCGCGATGGATCGCGATGGCGGCGAAAGAGCTTAAAGTCGTGCTGCTCGATAAACGCGCGCGCACAACGCTGATCATCTCTCCGATTGTCCAGCTGCTGCTCTACGGAATGGCCAGTACGCTGGAAGTGAAGAATGTCGACGTTGGTGTGGTGAACCGCGACAATGGCGTCGCTTCGCAAGAGATACTCTCCGGGCTGGCGGGCAGCGGCAATATCCGGACGATCAAATATTATACCAGCCTTGCTGCACTGTCCGAAGGCATCAAACAGCGCGAAGTTCTCGTTGGAATGTCCCTACCGCCAGACCTGTCACGCGATGTTGCCGCTGGCCGGACAGCGACTGTCGGGCTGGTGGTCGATGGCCGCAAGATCAATGCAGGCCAGATTGTGGCCGAGTATATGGACCGGATAACGCGCCGCGCGGGTGCAGACCTTCGCCCGGCCTATGCACGCGATGGTCCGGAGCTGGTCGCGGTGAACTGGTACAATCCCAACCTCGATTATCGGTGGTTCACGATGCCTGCGCTGATTGCGGTGGTGTGTTCCGTGTTGGTCATTTCGGTGTCGGTACATACTTTCGCACGGGAACGTGAGGCGGGCACAATCGATACGCTTCAGATGCTACCCATAACGCCCGGGCAGAAGCTGCTTGGTAAAATTATGCCGGCATTTCTCGTCGGATTGTTCAATGCGACGCTCTTTGTGATGATCATACCACTGGTGTTTGGAGTGCCGTTGATCGGATCGTTGGGCTTGCTGTTGGTCGCGGTCATTGCCTTCTCTTTGGCGCTAGCAGGGGTGGGCACTGCCATCTCGACGGTATCGCAAACCCAGCAGCAGGCATTTCTGATCGGCTTCATGGTAATCACCCCTCTGACCCTGCTCGCAGGCTTTGCCACGCCGATCGATAATATGCCCCAATGGCTGCAATCGGTGGCTTGGCTCAACCCGCTCCGCCACATGCTCGAAGTGTCCCACGGTGCTTTTCTGAAAGATCTGCCAGCACGATTCGCATTAGAAAACATAGTTATGATGCTTGCGTTCGCCGGCTTCTTCCTAACCATCGCTTATGTGAACATCTGGCGTCGATTCGACTGA
- a CDS encoding ABC transporter permease, whose amino-acid sequence MSKAGRRRAAAIRTKEWAQVWHDPSTLGLVVFLPLLLIFLFGSALSLDTDQTHTGLVDRDGTIVSRDLSATLKANRYFTIEEASEVAPLAERLEAGDIRGIVVIPNGFEDDIASGRGVQVQLITDGTQPNTAAFLSGHAEGVLRNWYANRPGTVPATPPPIELVTRYAYNPGLESSFMLVPGAISIVMAMIGCLLTALIMAREYERGTMEGLLSTPLSPGVLVANKIVPYFLMGLGSTAICVAVATLFYGLPLRGSTIALLLISAAFLYAVLAQGLWISSVTKNQFASTQMALLLGYLPSLLLSGFLFELDSMPTVIQWFSYLVPARYLIPPLQSVFLVGDVWSIFLPNIAVLLGIGTFFLWRSRSAIKRTIA is encoded by the coding sequence ATGAGTAAGGCTGGCAGGAGACGCGCAGCGGCCATTCGTACCAAGGAGTGGGCTCAGGTTTGGCATGATCCGTCCACCCTGGGGCTTGTCGTCTTTCTGCCGTTGCTGTTGATATTCCTTTTCGGAAGCGCGCTGTCGCTCGACACCGATCAGACGCACACCGGATTGGTTGACCGCGACGGAACGATCGTTTCCCGTGATCTCTCAGCGACGCTCAAAGCCAATCGGTACTTCACTATTGAGGAAGCATCCGAGGTCGCACCATTGGCAGAGCGCCTTGAGGCCGGCGATATAAGGGGCATTGTCGTCATCCCAAACGGCTTTGAGGATGACATCGCATCGGGCCGCGGTGTGCAGGTGCAATTGATTACAGACGGCACGCAGCCAAACACAGCGGCGTTCCTGTCCGGCCATGCCGAGGGCGTTTTGCGTAACTGGTACGCCAACCGCCCCGGTACCGTGCCTGCCACTCCACCGCCGATCGAGCTCGTAACGCGCTATGCGTACAACCCCGGTTTGGAGAGCAGCTTCATGCTTGTTCCCGGTGCGATATCGATCGTGATGGCGATGATTGGCTGTTTGCTCACCGCACTCATCATGGCGCGCGAATATGAGCGTGGAACAATGGAAGGGCTGCTGTCGACGCCTCTCTCTCCCGGTGTGCTGGTGGCTAACAAGATTGTGCCCTATTTCCTTATGGGGTTAGGATCGACGGCCATCTGCGTCGCGGTTGCGACGCTGTTTTACGGATTGCCCCTACGCGGATCGACAATTGCGCTGCTGTTGATTTCTGCCGCGTTTCTGTATGCTGTGCTCGCTCAAGGCCTATGGATTTCCTCAGTTACTAAGAACCAGTTCGCCTCCACTCAGATGGCGTTGCTGCTGGGCTATTTGCCGTCTTTGCTGCTCTCGGGTTTCCTTTTCGAACTCGATTCCATGCCGACGGTAATCCAGTGGTTTAGCTATCTTGTCCCAGCTCGTTACCTGATCCCGCCGTTGCAAAGCGTGTTCTTGGTTGGAGACGTATGGTCAATTTTCTTGCCCAACATCGCTGTCTTGCTGGGCATTGGCACATTTTTTCTGTGGCGGTCGCGCAGCGCCATTAAGCGAACTATCGCATGA
- a CDS encoding pirin-like bicupin family protein: protein MIDIRPYNSLGHADHGWLDARHHFSFANYHDPDRMVWGKIRVWNDDTIAPGSGFPPHSHNDMEIITFVREGAITHKDNLGNEGRTAAGDVQVMSAGTGITHAEYNVEDEPTTLFQIWVIPDRAGQQPAWGQREFPRGDRAGQWEIVASGDPEGDDALPIRADARVLAAAVAAGSSVTYAAAPERHQYLVAPKGRIRVNGVEAEARDGIAITGEAEITVEALEDAELVMVDSL, encoded by the coding sequence ATGATTGATATCCGGCCCTACAACAGCCTTGGTCACGCAGATCATGGCTGGCTCGACGCACGGCACCACTTCAGTTTTGCCAATTATCACGATCCAGACCGCATGGTCTGGGGCAAGATCCGTGTATGGAATGATGACACTATCGCTCCTGGATCAGGTTTTCCGCCGCATTCGCATAATGACATGGAAATCATCACCTTCGTCCGCGAAGGCGCGATCACGCATAAGGACAATCTCGGAAACGAAGGTCGCACGGCTGCTGGCGACGTGCAGGTAATGAGTGCTGGAACGGGGATTACCCATGCCGAGTACAATGTCGAAGATGAGCCAACAACGCTGTTCCAAATCTGGGTTATTCCAGACCGTGCGGGTCAGCAGCCGGCGTGGGGGCAACGTGAATTTCCGCGGGGTGACCGCGCCGGACAATGGGAGATCGTTGCCAGCGGTGATCCCGAGGGCGATGACGCTCTGCCGATCAGAGCAGACGCCCGCGTCCTAGCTGCAGCTGTCGCAGCGGGCAGTAGTGTAACTTACGCTGCCGCTCCTGAGCGTCACCAATATCTGGTCGCTCCCAAGGGACGCATTCGTGTGAATGGCGTCGAGGCCGAAGCACGTGACGGCATCGCCATTACCGGTGAAGCCGAAATCACCGTCGAAGCGCTTGAAGACGCCGAACTAGTGATGGTCGACTCGCTCTAG
- a CDS encoding HlyD family efflux transporter periplasmic adaptor subunit, which yields MGDAPESTGPNSGGAGKRVLRLIVLLAIIAAAVWFGGKALGLWGVEVPSEPVIYGNVEIREAELGFRIPGRIERVLVDEGDLIQPGQLLAELDTQPMRDSIAGADALVAQADAEISRDRAGSRPQEVRSAEAAVASAQTALNEAQRQFDRRASLLDRGFISRADYETAQATRDAARARLQDARATLSLSREGTRTEDRQASLARREAAVAERRSMQTNLSDAELRAPEAGQVLTRAREAGSIINPGDTVLTIALTQPVRVRAYIAETQLPSIKPGMKASISVDGSDVILPATVGFISPSAEFTPRTVQTEELRADLVYRVRLTVEDPKGTLRQGQPVTVRLNSSKSAE from the coding sequence ATGGGTGACGCGCCAGAGAGCACGGGGCCAAATTCGGGCGGAGCTGGAAAGCGGGTTTTACGCCTGATCGTTCTGCTTGCGATTATCGCCGCAGCCGTATGGTTCGGCGGCAAGGCGCTTGGACTCTGGGGCGTTGAGGTGCCTTCCGAACCAGTCATTTATGGTAACGTAGAAATTCGTGAAGCGGAGCTTGGCTTTCGTATTCCCGGGCGGATCGAACGTGTTCTTGTCGATGAAGGTGATTTGATTCAGCCGGGTCAATTGCTTGCCGAACTCGACACGCAGCCCATGCGTGACAGTATTGCCGGCGCTGATGCACTGGTTGCGCAAGCCGATGCAGAAATTAGCCGGGACCGAGCCGGCAGCCGCCCACAAGAAGTACGCAGCGCTGAAGCTGCGGTGGCCAGCGCCCAGACCGCTCTCAACGAAGCGCAGCGCCAGTTTGATCGCAGGGCTTCTCTGCTAGATCGTGGGTTCATCAGCCGGGCTGATTATGAGACCGCGCAAGCAACTCGAGACGCCGCACGCGCGCGGTTGCAGGATGCACGGGCCACACTATCACTTTCGAGGGAAGGTACGCGTACCGAAGATCGCCAAGCATCCCTAGCGCGCCGTGAGGCCGCGGTTGCAGAGCGTCGCTCCATGCAGACAAACCTCTCAGACGCCGAATTGCGTGCGCCCGAGGCCGGGCAGGTGCTCACCCGTGCCCGGGAAGCTGGATCGATCATCAATCCCGGCGACACAGTGTTGACCATCGCGCTGACGCAGCCGGTGCGGGTAAGGGCCTATATTGCTGAGACACAGCTTCCCAGCATCAAGCCAGGCATGAAAGCCAGCATCTCCGTCGATGGGAGTGATGTGATCTTGCCGGCGACGGTCGGTTTCATTTCTCCAAGCGCAGAGTTCACGCCGCGCACTGTCCAGACAGAGGAATTGCGCGCTGATCTGGTCTACCGTGTTCGCCTGACGGTCGAAGATCCCAAGGGCACATTGCGGCAGGGACAGCCAGTTACCGTCCGGCTGAATTCTTCCAAATCGGCCGAGTAG
- a CDS encoding ATP-binding cassette domain-containing protein produces MSKSFAAERRGTPATEALIDIELKVAPGTLLGLVGPDASGKTTLLRMLAGLAEADSGEISVFGKPVSQLDRSLVGYMPQGGALYSELSVEQNLDLYARLRGIDPAAEPERIENIYRLTGLGDFRERAAGKLSGGMRQKLALACAVVAAPPLMLLDEPSVGVDPLSRREIWQLARDLSGPDTTIVWATSILDDAEKCDELLVLHEGQVRYSGASAGLTAFAEGKVYSMPVLAAERRHELARVHRLQETIDAQIEGDGIRFVNRVAVTGAAAAIPRAADGFVALLDDGLQLEESELAASFPDRRDTIGTSGAAIAAVGLTKHYGSFTAAYDVSFTVAPGEVFGLLGPNGAGKSTTFRMLCGLLKSSEGRSTVAGQNLRTAGPEARKALGYMPQYFGLYGDLTVAANLQFIAGAHGLSRKGAKDAIDGVVSALSLEPIMSQRAGLLPIGVKQRLSLATAVLHRPEVLFLDEPTSGVDPLVRREFWHHINAIAETGVAVLVTTHFMDEAENCDRLMLINRSRAIAQGTPAELKKGIARGGPEPTLEEAFIKLIESQRSLNMEAA; encoded by the coding sequence GTGTCGAAATCCTTTGCTGCTGAGCGCCGGGGCACACCGGCCACTGAGGCTTTGATAGACATTGAACTCAAAGTCGCGCCGGGGACGTTGCTGGGGCTGGTTGGTCCCGATGCGTCGGGAAAAACAACATTGCTGCGCATGCTCGCCGGACTGGCCGAGGCGGATAGCGGCGAAATTTCAGTATTTGGCAAACCCGTCAGCCAGCTAGATCGCTCGCTGGTCGGCTATATGCCGCAGGGCGGGGCGCTGTATTCCGAACTGTCTGTCGAGCAGAACCTTGATCTCTATGCACGGCTTCGCGGTATTGACCCTGCTGCAGAGCCTGAGCGGATCGAGAACATCTACCGGTTGACCGGTTTAGGCGACTTTCGCGAGCGTGCAGCTGGCAAGCTGTCGGGCGGCATGCGACAGAAATTGGCACTGGCCTGCGCGGTAGTGGCAGCACCACCTCTGATGCTCTTGGATGAACCATCGGTTGGCGTTGACCCGCTATCACGCCGAGAGATTTGGCAATTGGCGCGCGATCTTTCAGGGCCCGATACGACAATAGTCTGGGCTACAAGCATCCTCGATGATGCTGAAAAATGTGATGAGTTATTGGTGCTGCATGAGGGGCAAGTACGATACTCTGGCGCATCAGCCGGACTGACTGCATTTGCCGAGGGTAAAGTATATTCCATGCCCGTATTGGCCGCCGAGAGGCGGCATGAACTCGCGCGAGTTCACCGGCTCCAAGAAACAATCGACGCGCAAATCGAGGGGGACGGTATCCGGTTCGTCAACCGAGTAGCGGTAACCGGCGCGGCGGCGGCCATTCCGCGCGCCGCTGACGGTTTCGTTGCGTTGTTGGATGATGGATTGCAGCTCGAAGAAAGCGAACTTGCGGCGAGCTTCCCCGATAGACGCGATACGATTGGCACCTCTGGCGCGGCAATCGCGGCAGTTGGCCTGACTAAGCATTATGGCAGTTTCACCGCTGCCTATGATGTCAGCTTCACGGTCGCGCCGGGCGAAGTGTTCGGGCTGCTCGGCCCTAACGGTGCGGGCAAGTCGACGACTTTTCGGATGCTTTGTGGATTGCTGAAATCTAGCGAAGGCAGAAGCACTGTCGCGGGCCAGAACTTACGCACCGCCGGACCGGAGGCGCGCAAGGCGCTGGGTTATATGCCGCAATATTTCGGTCTCTATGGCGACCTCACCGTAGCAGCAAACCTGCAGTTTATCGCAGGTGCACACGGCTTAAGCCGCAAGGGGGCAAAGGATGCGATTGATGGCGTGGTATCAGCGCTATCGCTCGAACCGATCATGTCGCAGCGCGCCGGATTGCTCCCGATTGGTGTGAAGCAGAGGCTGTCACTGGCCACCGCAGTTCTCCACCGGCCCGAAGTTCTGTTTCTTGACGAGCCCACATCAGGCGTTGATCCGCTGGTTAGGCGCGAGTTTTGGCATCACATCAATGCGATTGCTGAAACGGGCGTTGCGGTCTTAGTGACAACGCATTTCATGGACGAAGCGGAGAACTGCGATCGCCTGATGCTGATCAATCGGTCCCGCGCCATCGCACAAGGGACTCCGGCTGAGCTCAAGAAAGGCATCGCACGCGGCGGACCTGAGCCGACGCTGGAAGAAGCGTTTATCAAGCTGATCGAATCTCAGCGCAGCCTGAATATGGAAGCGGCATGA
- a CDS encoding SDR family NAD(P)-dependent oxidoreductase — translation MNETESGNRVACIFGATGGIGAAMTQRLANDPEFSIVHAGSRSGNAPSHPNVRSFQFELTSEQSIRSTAESFKDSPPDLVVVATGVLTLEDGTGPEKSYRSLDAEAMAEVLTYNTIGPAMVAKHFLPLLPRDRRAVFAALSARVGSISDNKLGGWHSYRASKAALNMLIRNFAIEMGRSHKQAIIAGLHPGTVDTSLSEPFQGNVAEGKLFTPDYSAERLLNVLEGLTPSDSGGSFAWDGERVLD, via the coding sequence ATGAACGAGACCGAATCCGGCAACCGGGTTGCATGCATTTTTGGAGCGACCGGCGGTATCGGTGCGGCAATGACGCAGCGGTTAGCGAATGACCCCGAGTTTAGCATTGTCCACGCCGGATCACGGTCGGGCAATGCGCCTTCGCATCCCAACGTAAGGTCATTCCAGTTTGAACTGACGAGCGAGCAATCAATCAGAAGTACGGCCGAAAGCTTCAAAGATTCCCCTCCTGACCTCGTTGTTGTGGCGACGGGCGTGCTGACCTTGGAAGACGGCACCGGGCCGGAGAAATCCTACCGCTCACTGGACGCCGAAGCGATGGCCGAGGTGCTGACATACAACACCATTGGCCCTGCCATGGTCGCCAAGCACTTTCTGCCGCTGTTGCCGAGAGATAGGCGGGCCGTATTCGCGGCGCTGTCAGCTCGTGTCGGCTCCATTTCCGACAACAAGCTCGGCGGGTGGCATTCCTACCGTGCCAGCAAGGCCGCGCTCAACATGCTGATCCGCAACTTCGCTATCGAGATGGGCCGCTCGCACAAGCAGGCCATCATCGCTGGGCTGCATCCCGGGACGGTCGATACGTCGCTGAGCGAACCGTTTCAGGGCAATGTCGCCGAAGGGAAGCTGTTTACACCGGACTATTCCGCAGAACGGCTGCTTAACGTGCTTGAAGGACTGACACCAAGTGACAGCGGCGGATCATTCGCGTGGGATGGAGAGCGGGTGCTGGACTAG
- a CDS encoding succinate dehydrogenase iron-sulfur subunit yields MATFTLPKNSKISGKGRAHPADAASGKVKKFKIYRYDPDSGENPRYDKFEIDLDDCGPMVLDALIKIKSDIDPTLTFRRSCREGICGSCSMNLNGKNGLACTTAIEDLGGEIRITPLPHMEVVKDLVPDFSHFYAQYASIRPWLQTVTPTPSGKERLQTPEQREKLDGLYECILCACCSTACPSYWWNSDKFLGPAILLQAYRWLADSRDEMTGERLEELEDPFRLYRCHTIMNCANVCPKGLSPAKAIAEIKKMQVEKHV; encoded by the coding sequence ATGGCCACCTTCACTCTTCCCAAGAACAGCAAGATCAGCGGCAAAGGCCGCGCGCATCCAGCGGATGCTGCGTCGGGTAAAGTGAAGAAATTCAAAATCTATCGGTACGACCCTGATAGCGGTGAAAACCCGCGCTACGACAAGTTTGAGATTGATCTCGACGACTGCGGCCCAATGGTTCTGGACGCGCTGATCAAGATTAAGAGCGATATCGATCCAACGCTGACCTTCCGCCGTTCGTGCCGCGAAGGTATCTGTGGTTCGTGCTCGATGAACCTCAACGGCAAGAACGGTCTCGCTTGCACCACTGCAATCGAAGACCTTGGCGGCGAAATCCGTATTACACCGCTTCCGCATATGGAAGTGGTCAAGGATCTGGTTCCTGACTTCAGTCACTTCTACGCGCAATATGCGTCGATCCGGCCTTGGTTGCAGACGGTTACGCCTACACCGAGCGGCAAAGAACGGCTGCAGACACCAGAGCAGCGCGAGAAGCTGGACGGCCTTTACGAATGCATCCTTTGCGCCTGTTGTTCAACGGCTTGCCCGTCCTATTGGTGGAACTCCGACAAGTTCCTCGGCCCTGCGATCCTGCTTCAGGCTTATCGCTGGCTCGCTGATAGCCGCGACGAAATGACCGGTGAGCGCCTTGAAGAGCTGGAAGATCCTTTCCGCCTGTATCGCTGCCACACGATCATGAATTGCGCGAATGTCTGCCCGAAGGGCCTCAGCCCCGCCAAGGCAATCGCGGAAATCAAGAAGATGCAGGTCGAAAAGCACGTCTGA
- the zapE gene encoding cell division protein ZapE, with translation MTGMLARYNSLVEAGELRPDHEQAEAAARLDQLQKELENQNGNDSFLGKLFSKKSADPRGVYMWGGVGRGKSMLMDLFHDTLAIGEKRRAHFHAFMLEVHAELREERKKERGDPIPPVAAKLAEGVRCLAFDEMVVNNSADAMIMSRLFTALIRDEGVTIVTTSNRPPRDLYKDGLNREHFLPFIKLISDGLDVLPLNGPVDYRMERLAGIDTWHTPLGDAATAQVSEAFFRLTDYPPDDAANVPSAELELGGNRTLHVPKSFKGVAVFSFKRLCGQPRGASDYLAIAMNYHTVIIVGIPLMGPDERNEAARFVTLIDALYEHKVKLLATADAEPEQLYNAGDGSFEFERTASRLMEMQSADYMAAGHGEEG, from the coding sequence ATGACAGGAATGCTGGCGCGCTACAACTCGCTGGTCGAGGCGGGTGAATTACGGCCTGATCACGAGCAGGCCGAGGCCGCAGCGCGCTTAGATCAACTGCAGAAAGAGCTGGAGAACCAGAACGGTAACGACAGCTTTTTAGGTAAACTTTTCAGTAAGAAATCGGCTGACCCTCGAGGTGTTTACATGTGGGGCGGTGTCGGGCGCGGCAAATCGATGCTGATGGACCTGTTCCACGACACGCTAGCAATTGGCGAAAAGCGTCGCGCGCATTTCCATGCCTTTATGCTCGAAGTACATGCCGAACTTCGCGAGGAGCGGAAGAAAGAACGCGGCGATCCTATCCCACCTGTTGCCGCTAAACTGGCTGAAGGCGTGAGATGCCTCGCGTTTGACGAAATGGTGGTGAACAACAGCGCTGACGCCATGATCATGAGCCGCTTATTCACAGCGCTGATCAGGGATGAGGGCGTGACCATCGTCACGACATCCAACCGCCCTCCCCGTGATCTCTATAAAGATGGGCTAAATCGCGAGCATTTCCTGCCGTTTATCAAACTGATCTCAGACGGGTTGGACGTCCTGCCACTCAACGGCCCAGTGGATTACCGGATGGAGCGGCTCGCCGGGATTGATACATGGCACACACCGCTTGGTGATGCGGCCACCGCACAAGTGTCGGAGGCGTTTTTCCGCCTGACTGACTATCCGCCGGATGATGCCGCAAATGTTCCATCAGCCGAGTTGGAACTGGGCGGCAACCGAACGCTCCATGTACCAAAGAGCTTCAAAGGCGTTGCGGTGTTCAGCTTCAAGCGGCTTTGCGGGCAACCGCGCGGCGCAAGTGATTACCTCGCGATTGCAATGAATTATCACACAGTCATCATAGTCGGTATTCCGCTAATGGGGCCTGATGAACGCAATGAGGCGGCGCGGTTCGTCACTCTGATCGACGCGCTCTATGAGCATAAGGTAAAACTGCTCGCGACCGCCGATGCGGAGCCTGAACAGCTATACAATGCCGGCGACGGCAGCTTTGAATTTGAACGTACTGCTAGCCGCCTGATGGAAATGCAGAGCGCGGACTACATGGCGGCGGGGCATGGCGAAGAGGGTTGA
- a CDS encoding PaaI family thioesterase, with protein sequence MPTPTGEDFLYQEIEDAPGWFVWDLTDKTRWNHTVMGPMRVRREGDFVRLRMYPEHKHTNLLNNLHGAATLSLIDISLFAGVRLLLDGDASGSVTLDLSTQFIGAGDVEQPVDAVIEVLRETRRLVFLRGLVVQEDNKIAAYAGTVRKPSQK encoded by the coding sequence ATGCCGACACCGACCGGCGAAGACTTCCTCTATCAAGAGATCGAGGATGCTCCCGGATGGTTCGTCTGGGACCTGACTGACAAGACCCGCTGGAACCACACCGTGATGGGCCCGATGCGGGTCCGCCGCGAGGGTGATTTCGTCCGCTTGCGGATGTATCCTGAGCATAAGCATACGAATCTGCTGAACAATCTGCACGGCGCGGCGACGCTTAGCCTGATCGACATTTCGCTGTTCGCCGGGGTTCGCCTGTTATTGGATGGTGATGCGAGCGGCTCGGTAACGCTTGATCTCTCGACCCAATTTATCGGTGCTGGTGATGTTGAGCAGCCTGTCGATGCGGTGATCGAAGTGCTGCGTGAAACACGCCGCCTCGTCTTCCTTCGCGGTCTGGTAGTCCAAGAGGACAATAAGATCGCCGCCTATGCAGGCACTGTCCGTAAGCCATCACAAAAATGA